Proteins found in one Stigmatopora nigra isolate UIUO_SnigA chromosome 15, RoL_Snig_1.1, whole genome shotgun sequence genomic segment:
- the LOC144208029 gene encoding CREB-binding protein-like, producing MADNLLDLGPPTAKRPKLNSPLSVSDGPDLVSLFDLENDLPDELIPNGDLSQMGMPSNGGATGGPGGLNSMVADAAAKHKQLSELLRPGSSSILGNSLNPAQQGGMVGGQLGAVLSKNPLSQGSPNHQSVQSQKMAVGTGQGNGGMGYNQALLNSGQGHGVMGPTGQVMNGALGSVGRGRPGLQYQGQGMGGASVGGSVLAETLTQGGPQLGGHNPQAGHVNKMGMSGASFGQQYGQGGVQQMGPTGVNVQQLQNKSGLPNNLPQFPTEMKGAGSLPSMSQMQQQVATAGMVPGGAVSGGPTADPEKRKLIQQQLVLLLHAHKCQRREQANGDLRACTLPHCRTMKNVLNHMTHCQAGKSCQVAHCASSRQIISHWKNCTRHDCPVCLPLKNASDKRNQQPMLGSPGASLQNAINNTAGAGQPSAPTIHNSATTHIDPSSMQRAYAALGLPYGNQSPAQNQSQAQHSPQQLRNINAIGSNQINQMAAGLGISSSDQTGLHGDSLASTLNNQLLPDGSVAGGMGNLPAAAPLSASGVRKAWHEHVTQDLRTHLVHKLVQAIFPTPDPAALKDRRMDNLVAYARKVEGDMYESANSRDEYYHFLAEKIYKIQKELEDRRHSRIPTRQPGMATNPQSTAMTPPNAMGAGQPVRPPNGPVAIPNQLMSRMQVAQGMNQYNPMAMQNAQMSQSPLGPRASSPMNHPQQLNINSIPAMGMSPSRIPQNQGMMSNHVDNMLPQPSSQGQYLPQGQFLNAGGSAMNVNTPSLAQSQNSNLSLNALGTLGPQMPCGPAVAPPTASANLQMQQQQQHHPPSSVPPPQQPSTPASTGGPASNQTHLPGSHPGPPSVVNTPPDPAQPLTPMQPSGMMTQQPNSVQAQHPSTPLSQASTSMDNRVPTPASVAEVNAQQKLPDVCATETMSEVKKEDDGDSADKQMKAERDDESKPPVVKKEEPKQEPKETDEKKPVVKTEPKDEAESGGNAAAAQSRKKIFRPEELRQALMPTLEALYRQDPESLPFRQPVDPLLLDIPDYFDIVKNPIDLSTIKRKLDTGQYQEPWQYVDDVWLMFNNAWLYNRKTSRVYKNCTKLAEVFETEIEPVMKSLGYCCSRKYEFSPQTLCCYGKQLCTISRDGIYYSYQNRYHFCEKCFNEIQGNSVTLGDDPAQSQTMISKEEFEKKKNDMLDAEPFVECKDCGRKMHQICVLHYDIIWPSGFICDNCLKRAGKTKKDNRFSAKRLQSTKLGTYIEDRVNKYLKRQNHPESGEVFVRVVASSDKTVEVKPGMKSRFVSSGEMVESFPYRTKALFAFEEIDGVDVCFFGMHVQEYGSECSFPNTRRVYISYLDSIHFFKPRLLRTAVYHEILIGYLEYVRKMGYVMGHIWACPPSEGDDYIFHCHPPDQKIPKPKRLQEWYKKMLEKAFAERIIHDFKDIFKQATEDRLTSANELPYFEGDFWPNVLEESIKELEQEEEERKKEENTASCDTPEGAHADSKNAKKKNNKKTNKNKSSISRANKKKPGMPNVANDLSQKLYATMEKHKEVFFVIHLHSGPVVNTLPPIMDPDPPLACELMDGRDSFLTLARDKHWEFSSLRRCKWSTMCMLVELHNQGQDRFVYTCNECKRHVETRWHCTVCEDFDLCSNCYSAKGHEHRMVKWGLDLDDDSNNQSGESSKSPQESRRLSIQRCIQSLVHACQCRNANCSLPSCQKMKRVVQHTKGCKRKTNGGCPVCKQLIALCCYHAKHCQENKCLVPFCLNIKHKLRQQQIQQRLQQAQLMRRRMATTMAGRAAPMPSPPGSSAPGTPNSTPQPHTPQTPQQAPTTPSNALQSFPGNSRGNSQPATPIPQGKPGPQSSPLHPQQQQSPLPGSQHQVPAPMPTQLQQQQQQQMAALKVAKQIEMAEMAAKAKQQQQQQLQQHQHQQQHQQQSYAMNGMPMNHPRMMGPMQGQMQMMRGPQVMQAMPPNQWGGGMQNPMQKPQGPPQQGVMAAQQPQGSGMLQQGQLIQRAMMPQQQGLQMPPQGPSQQQQQHPNMSRGIPGNIASNALQELLRTLKSPSSPQQQQQVLNILKSNPQLMAAFIKQRTKAKYQANQPQNPQAAPGSAAAMQAMMQAQRAGIPQQQQQQQPVPQQVGMSPMGPQGQMMNMAQNGNQQLYRRQQVYRMQQQQQQQQGGIPPGHAHFTQQQQSATYSQVRMQQQQQQQQMAMQGGVASMGQLPPSAQLGMDGGQNLLQQRMLHQQQQQQQMLKHQMGSSAPAMSPQPHLLQGQAQAAAAAAHQSMSTSLGKQVRSPAPVQSPRPPSQQPPHSSPSPRMQPHPSPQHGALLSSSPHPIMGVGTPEQSAMLSQVNTPNRGGLSTDMGMAGDTTGDTLEKFVEGL from the exons ATGGCTGACAACCTGCTGGATCTCGGACCCCCGACTGCAAAGCGACCCAAACTTAATTCACCACTATCGGTATCGGACGGCCCAG ATCTGGTGTCCCTCTTCGACCTGGAAAATGACCTCCCCGACGAACTCATTCCTAACGGAGACCTATCACAAATGGGAATGCCCTCCAATGGCGGCGCCACGGGGGGTCCTGGCGGTCTCAACTCCATGGTGGCGGACGCCGCCGCCAAACACAAGCAGTTATCCGAACTCCTACGGCCGGGTAGCTCCTCCATCTTGGGAAATTCTCTCAATCCCGCCCAACAGGGAGGAATGGTCGGCGGCCAGCTGGGAGCAGTGTTGAGTAAAAACCCACTTAGCCAAGGGTCTCCAAACCACCAGTCCGTCCAGAGCCAAAAAATGGCCGTCGGGACGGGGCAAGGAAATGGCGGAATGGGCTACAACCAGGCCTTGTTGAACAGTGGGCAGGGTCATGGGGTCATGGGCCCCACCGGACAGGTGATGAATGGAGCTCTGGGGTCAGTAGGTCGAGGTAGACCTGGTTTGCAGTACCAGGGCCAAGGAATGGGAGGAGCTAGCGTCGGGGGTAGCGTGCTGGCGGAGACCCTGACCCAAGGAGGACCGCAATTGGGTGGACATAACCCGCAAGCTGGACACGTCAATAAG ATGGGAATGTCCGGCGCGTCATTTGGCCAGCAGTACGGTCAAGGCGGCGTCCAGCAGATGGGACCCACGGGTGTCAATGTCCAACAACTCCAGAACAAGAGCGGCCTTCCTAACAATCTGCCTCAATTCCCCACGGAAATGAAAGGAGCCGGGAGTCTGCCAAGCATG TCCCAGATGCAGCAGCAGGTAGCCACGGCGGGCATGGTACCCGGCGGCGCCGTGTCCGGCGGCCCCACGGCCGATCCCGAGAAGCGCAAACTCATTCAGCAGCAGCTGGTCCTGCTACTTCACGCGCACAAGTGCCAGAGGCGGGAGCAGGCCAACGGGGACCTGAGGGCCTGCACCCTGCCCCACTGCCGCACCATGAAGAACGTCCTCAACCACATGACCCATTGCCAGGCCGGAAAATCTTGCCAAG TGGCCCACTGTGCATCATCCAGGCAGATCATCTCCCATTGGAAGAACTGCACACGGCACGACTGTCCCGTCTGTCTGCCCTTGAAAAACGCCAGTGACAAGAGAAACCAGCAGC CTATGCTGGGTTCCCCCGGAGCTAGCCTACAGAATGCTATCAACAACACGGCGGGGGCCGGCCAACCCAGCGCCCCGACCATCCACAACTCGGCCACCACGCACATCGACCCGAGCTCCATGCAGAGGGCCTACGCCGCGCTGGGTCTCCCTTACGGCAACCAGTCCCCCGCTCAGAACCAGAGCCAGGCTCAACATAGCCCTCAACAGCTACGTAATATCAATGCAATAG gatctAATCAGATCAACCAGATGGCAGCAGGCTTGGGGATCTCCTCTTCAGACCAGACTGGCTTGCACGGGGATTCATTGGCCTCCACTCTCAACAA TCAGCTGTTGCCAGATGGTTCTGTGGCGGGGGGCATGGGAAACCTTCCTGCCGCCGCCCCTCTCTCCGCTTCGGGGGTCAGGAAGGCCTGGCATGAGCATGTCACTCAGGATCTACGCACCCACCTGGTGCACAAGCT AGTACAAGCCATATTCCCCACCCCTGACCCTGCCGCACTGAAGGACCGCAGAATGGACAACCTTGTAGCATACGCCCGCAAGGTGGAGGGCGACATGTATGAGTCTGCAAACAGTCGG GATGAGTATTACCACTTCCTGGCAGAGAAAATCTACAAAATCCAGAAAGAGTTGGAGGATCGGCGCCATTCGCGAATCCCAACCCGACAACCCGGCATGGCGACCAATCCCCAGTCGACGGCCATGACTCCGCCCAATGCCATGGGGGCGGGGCAGCCAGTCCGACCTCCAA ATGGACCTGTGGCTATACCAAATCAGCTCATGAGCCGCATGCAGGTGGCCCAAG GAATGAATCAGTACAACCCAATGGCAATGCAAAATGCGCAGATGTCGCAGTCACCTTTGGGTCCACGGGCTTCTTCGCCCATGAACCACCCCCAGCAGCTCAACATCAACTCCATCCCAGCA ATGGGCATGTCTCCTTCAAGAATACCCCAGAATCAAGGAATGATGTCTAATCACGTGGATAACATGCTTCCTCAGCCCTCCAGCCAGGGGCAGTATTTACCCCAGGGGCAATTCCTTAACGCCGGCGGAAGCGCCATGAACGTGAACACACCGTCACTGGCACAG TCCCAAAATTCCAACCTCTCTCTGAATGCCCTGGGTACCCTGGGCCCCCAAATGCCCTGTGGCCCCGCGGTGGCTCCGCCCACCGCCTCGGCCAACCTTcaaatgcaacaacaacaacaacaccatcCGCCCTCGTCGGTGCCCCCACCGCAACAACCCTCCACTCCGGCGTCGACGGGTGGGCCGGCCTCCAACCAAACCCACCTGCCCGGCAGCCACCCCGGTCCGCCCTCGGTTGTCAACACGCCGCCCGACCCCGCCCAGCCGCTCACGCCCATGCAGCCTTCCGGGATGATGACGCAGCAGCCCAACTCGGTGCAGGCGCAACATCCCAGCACACCG CTGTCGCAGGCTTCCACGAGCATGGACAACAGAGTGCCGACCCCGGCCTCTGTGGCCGAGGTCAACGCTCAACAGAAACTGCCCGACGTGTGCGCCACCGAAACCATGTCGGAAGTCAAAAAAGAGGACGATGGCGATTCCGCCGACAAGCAAATGAAAGCAGAG CGTGATGACGAAAGCAAACCCCCTGTGGTGAAGAAGGAGGAGCCAAAGCAGGAACCCAAGGAGACGGACGAAAAGAAGCCGGTGGTCAAGACGGAACCCAAAGACGAGGCGGAAAGCGGGGgcaacgccgccgccgctcaaAGCCGCAAAAAAA TTTTCAGACCGGAGGAGCTCCGACAAGCTCTGATGCCCACACTCGAGGCCCTCTACAGGCAAGACCCGGAGTCGCTTCCCTTCCGACAGCCCGTGGACCCCCTGCTACTCGACATCCCA GACTACTTTGACATTGTGAAGAATCCCATCGACCTGTCCACCATTAAACGCAAACTGGACACGGGACAGTACCAGGAACCGTGGCAGTACGTGGACGACGTCTGGCTAATGTTCAACAATGCGTGGCTGTACAACCGCAAGACGTCGCGCGTTTACAAGAATTGCACCAAGCTGGCCGAGGTCTTCGAGACGGAGATCGAACCCGTCATGAAGTCGCTGGGTTACTGCTGTAGCCGAAAG TACGAGTTCTCACCGCAAACGCTGTGTTGCTATGGTAAACAACTGTGCACCATCTCGAGGGATGGCATCTACTACAGCTATCAGAACag GTATCACTTCTGTGAGAAGTGCTTCAACGAAATCCAGGGCAACAGCGTGACGTTGGGGGACGACCCGGCACAGTCACAGAC AATGATATCCAAAGAGGAgtttgagaagaagaaaaatgacatgTTGGATGCTGAACC GTTTGTTGAATGTAAGGACTGCGGGCGCAAGATGCATCAGATCTGCGTTTTGCATTATGACATCATTTGGCCGTCGGG gtttatctGCGACAACTGTTTAAAAAGGGCCGGGAAAACTAAAAAGGACAACAGATTTTCAGCCAAAA gGTTGCAGTCAACTAAGTTGGGGACCTACATTGAGGATAGAGTAAATAAGTACTTGAAAAGGCAGAACCATCCGGAATCTGGCGAGGTTTTTGTGCGAGTCGTTGCCAGTTCTGATAAAACGGTGGAAGTCAAGCCTGGAATGAAGTCTAG GTTTGTCAGTTCGGGTGAAATGGTGGAGAGCTTCCCTTACAGAACTAAAGCACTTTTTGCATTTGAGGAAATCGACGGGGTGGATGTTTGTTTCTTTGGTATGCACGTACAGGAATACGGCTCTGAATGTTCTTTTCCAAATACAag gcGGGTTTATATATCATACCTGGACAGTATTCACTTCTTCAAGCCAAGGTTGCTCAGGACGGCCGTTTACCATGAGATCTTGATTGGGTATCTGGAGTATGTCAGAAAAATGGG atatgtgATGGGTCACATCTGGGCCTGCCCACCCAGTGAAGGAGACGACTACATATTCCACTGTCATCCTCCCGACCAGAAGATTCCCAAACCCAAGAGGCTCCAAGAGTGGTACAAAAAGATGCTGGAAAAAGCTTTTGCTGAGAGAATCATACATGATTTCAAG GACATCTTCAAGCAAGCCACAGAAGACCGTCTCACCAGCGCCAACGAACTCCCCTACTTCGAAGGCGACTTTTGGCCCAACGTGCTGGAGGAAAGCATAAAAGAACTCGAACAGGAAGAAGAAGAGCGAAAAAAAGAGGAGAACACGGCCTCCTGCGATACACCAGAG ggAGCCCACGCTGACAGCAAAAACGCcaaaaagaagaacaacaagAAGACCAACAAGAATAAAAGCAGCATTAGCCGTGCTAACAAGAAAAAGCCCGGCATGCCAAATGTAGCTAATGATCTGTCCCAGAAGCTCTACGCCACCATGGAGAAGCACAAAGAG gttttttttgtgattcacCTCCATTCCGGGCCTGTGGTTAATACTTTACCTCCCATCATGGACCCTGACCCTCCACTGGCGTGCGAACTGATGGACGGGCGAGATTCCTTCCTGACGTTGGCTCGAGACAAGCACTGGGAGTTTAGTTCGTTGAGGCGATGCAAGTGGAGCACCATGTGTATGCTGGTGGAACTGCACAACCAAGGACAGGATCGCTTTGTCTACACGTGTAATGAGTGTAAACGCCATGTGGAGACTCGATGGCATTGCACCGTCTGTGAG GACTTCGACCTATGCTCCAACTGCTACAGCGCCAAGGGCCACGAGCACCGCATGGTAAAATGGGGCCTAGACTTGGACGACGACAGCAACAACCAAAGCGGCGAATCCTCCAAGAGCCCCCAAGAGAGCCGCCGCCTGAGCATCCAACGCTGCATCCAATCCCTGGTCCACGCCTGCCAATGCCGCAATGCCAACTGCTCGCTACCATCTTGCCAGAAGATGAAACGTGTGGTCCAGCACACCAAAGGCTGCAAGCGCAAAACCAACGGCGGCTGCCCCGTTTGCAAACAGCTGATCGCCCTGTGCTGCTACCACGCCAAACACTGCCAGGAAAACAAATGCCTGGTTCCCTTCTGCCTCAACATCAAGCACAAACTCCGCCAACAGCAAATCCAACAGCGCCTCCAACAGGCCCAACTCATGCGCCGCCGCATGGCCACCACCATGGCCGGAAGGGCCGCCCCCATGCCGTCCCCGCCCGGCTCCTCCGCCCCCGGCACCCCCAACTCCACGCCGCAACCTCATACCCCGCAAACGCCGCAACAAGCTCCAACCACGCCCTCCAACGCACTCCAAAGTTTCCCCGGCAACAGCCGTGGCAACAGCCAACCCGCCACGCCCATCCCGCAGGGTAAACCTGGACCCCAATCGTCGCCTCTCCACCCACAACAACAGCAATCCCCCTTACCGGGCTCGCAGCACCAAGTTCCGGCTCCAATGCCGACGCagttacaacaacaacagcaacaacaaatgGCGGCTTTGAAAGTAGCCAAGCAGATTGAGATGGCAGAAATGGCCGCCaaggcaaaacaacaacaacaacaacagctacaacaacatcaacatcaacaacaacatcaacagcAAAGTTATGCCATGAACGGGATGCCCATGAACCACCCACGAATGATGGGCCCCATGCAAGGCCAGATGCAAATGATGCGAGGACCCCAAGTCATGCAGGCCATGCCACCAAACCAATGGGGTGGCGGGATGCAAAACCCCATGCAGAAACCTCAGGGGCCTCCCCAACAGGGCGTCATGGCCGCCCAACAACCTCAAGGAAGCGGCATGCTCCAACAAGGTCAGCTAATTCAAAGAGCCATGATGCCTCAGCAGCAGGGTCTCCAAATGCCACCCCAAGGTCCctcacaacaacagcaacaacatccAAACATGTCACGTGGAATTCCCGGAAACATCGCCTCCAACGCCCTCCAGGAGCTCCTACGCACCCTGAAATCTCCCAGCTCGcctcagcaacaacaacaggtcCTAAACATCCTCAAATCCAACCCACAGCTCATGGCCGCCTTCATCAAGCAGAGGACTAAAGCTAAATATCAAGCTAATCAGCCGCAGAATCCCCAAGCCGCACCGGGGTCGGCGGCCGCCATGCAGGCTATGATGCAAGCGCAAAGAGCCGGGAttcctcaacaacaacaacaacaacaaccggtTCCCCAACAGGTGGGCATGTCTCCCATGGGACCCCAAGGCCAGATGATGAACATGGCTCAAAATGGCAACCAACAACTTTACCGTAGACAACAAGTATACCGAATgcagcaacagcaacaacaacaacagggagGTATCCCTCCAGGACACGCCCACTTCACCCAACAGCAACAGTCGGCAACGTACTCCCAGGTCCGGatgcagcagcaacagcagcaacagcagatGGCTATGCAAGGAGGCGTGGCTTCCATGGGACAACTCCCTCCCTCGGCCCAATTGGGCATGGATGGGGGTCAAAACCTCCTACAACAACGAATGCTGCaccagcagcaacaacagcagcaaatgTTGAAGCACCAGATGGGGTCCTCGGCGCCCGCCATGAGCCCCCAGCCTCATTTGCTCCAAGGTCAGGCCCaagcggcggcagcggcggctcACCAGAGCATGAGTACTTCTTTGGGAAAGCAGGTTAGATCGCCAGCCCCGGTCCAATCCCCAAGACCTCCCTCGCAGCAGCCCCCGCATTCCAGTCCTTCCCCGAGGATGCAACCCCACCCCTCGCCACAGCACGGCGCTCTTCTCTCCAGCTCACCGCACCCCATCATGGGGGTGGGAACCCCGGAGCAAAGCGCCATGCTCTCGCAGGTTAACACGCCTAATCGAGGGGGCTTGAGTACTGACATGGGAATGGCGGGGGACACCACGGGAGACACGTTGGAGAAATTTGTTGAAGGATTGTAG
- the trap1 gene encoding heat shock protein 75 kDa, mitochondrial, with product MSQFLALSRFGIPSLSTRNTRRLLPPCVRGLSGCVLRSLTRDQQLETQRLSRSRTKILGLQQKFPRFNPQSYYSTQEAEKEPEKEPEEEALHTIINDSESVDGSFSKHEFQAETKKLLDIVARSLYSEKEVFIRELISNGSDALEKLRHKLMTGGGQTAPMEIHLQTDATKGTFTIQDTGVGMNQEELVANLGTIARSGSKAFLDALQNQAEASSSIIGQFGVGFYSAFMVADRVDVYSQSAEADTPGYKWSSDGSGVFEVAQASGVQPGTKIVLYLKDDCKEFASEDRVKEVVTKYSNFVSFPVFLNGRRLNTLQALWTMEPKEISDWQHEEFYRYVAQTYDKPRYTLHYRADAPLNIRSLFYVPESKPSMFDVSREMGSGVALYSRKVLISAKATDILPKWLRFLRGVVDSEDIPLNLSRELLQESALIRKLREVLQQKLIRFLLDQSKKEPEKYNKFFEDFGLFMREGIVTCHEQDVKEDISKLLRYESSALPAGQLTNLADYSARMKAGTRNIYYLCAPNRHLAEHSPYFEAMKKKDMEVLFCYEQFDELTLLHLREFDKKKLISVETDIVVDHYKEDKFEDGTPADQRLTQEQADDLTAWMKNALGSRITNVKLTPRLDTHPAMITVLEMGAARHFLRTQQMARSVEERAQILQPTLEINSGHTLIKKLYQLKDSDNQLATLLLEQIYDNAMIAAGLNDDPRPMISRLNDLLTKALEKH from the exons ATGTCCCAATTCCTCGCTTTGTCTCGATTCGGTATTCCATCATTATCCACCAGAAACACCCGGAGGTTACTACCGCCATGCGTACGAGGCCTGAGCGGTTGTGTCCTACGATCCTTGACACGGG ACCAACAACTTGAAACACAGCGATTATCAAGAAGTCGCACCAAAATTTTGGGTCTTCAGCAGAAGTTTCCTCGGTTTAACCCACAGTCATACTACAGCACGCAGGAAGCGGAGAAAGAGCCTGAAAAGGAGCCCGAGGAAGAGGCTTTGCATACAATAATCAACGATTCTGAGAGCGTGGACG GCAGCTTCTCCAAACATGAATTTCAAGCAGAGACCAAGAAACTTTTGGACATTGTCGCCAGGTCTCTTTACTCTGAGAAAGAG gtgtTCATCAGGGAGCTCATCTCCAATGGCAGTGACGCTCTGGAGAAACTACGGCATAAATTGATGACCGGAGGTGGACAAACGGCTCCAATGGAGATCCATTTACAGACAGACGCCACCAAGGGCACCTTCACCATCCAG gatACAGGAGTAGGGATGAACCAAGAAGAGCTTGTTGCTAACTTGGGAACCATCGCCCGCTCGGGTTCAAAG GCTTTTTTGGATGCACTACAGAACCAAGCAGAGGCCAGCAGCTCCATCATCGGTCAGTTTGGCGTGGGTTTCTACTCGGCCTTCATGGTCGCCGACCGCGTGGACGTCTACTCGCAGTCGGCCGAAGCCGATACACCCGGATACAAGTGGTCTTCCGACGG CTCGGGGGTCTTTGAGGTAGCCCAAGCCAGTGGTGTCCAACCGGGGACGAAGATAGTGTTGTACCTCAAGGATGACTGCAAAGAGTTTGCCTCTGAGGACAGAGTCAAAG AGGTGGTGACCAAGTACAGCAACTTTGTCAGCTTCCCTGTCTTTCTGAATGGTCGCAGGCTCAACACCCTACAG GCCCTTTGGACCATGGAACCCAAAGAAATCAGCGACTGGCAACACGAGGAATTTTACCGCTACGTGGCGCAGACGTACGACAAACCGCGCTACACGCTACACTACCGTGCCGACGCCCCGCTCAACATCCGCAGTCTCTTCTACGTCCCCGAATCG AAGCCTTCCATGTTCGACGTAAGCCGGGAAATGGGCTCCGGCGTGGCGCTGTACAGCAGGAAGGTCCTGATCAGCGCCAAGGCTACCGACATCCTACCCAAGTGGCTTCGCTTCCTTCGAGGCGTGGTGGACAGCGAGGACATCCCGCTCAATTTGAGTCGAGAGCTGTTGCAGGAGAGCGCCCTCATCAG aaaactcCGCGAGGTCCTCCAACAAAAGCTAATCCGCTTCCTCCTGGACCAAAGCAAGAAGGAGCCGGAGAAGTACAACAAATTCTTTGAGGACTTTGGCCTCTTCATGCGAGAGGGCATCGTCACCTGTCATGAGCAAGATGTCAAG GAGGACATCTCCAAACTCCTCCGCTACGAGTCATCAGCACTTCCAGCGGGTCAGCTGACCAATCTGGCAGACTACTCCGCTCGCATGAAGGCGGGTACGCGTAACATCTACTACCTGTGCGCCCCCAACCGCCACCTGGCCGAACACTCGCCTTACTTTGAGGCCATGAAGAAGAAAGACATGGAG GTGCTGTTTTGCTACGAGCAGTTTGACGAACTGACCTTACTTCACTTGAGGGAGTTTGACAAGAAGAAGCTCATCTCCGTGGAGACGGACATCGTTGTGGACCACTACAAGGAGGACAAGTTTGAAGATGGCACACCTG CCGACCAACGGCTCACGCAGGAGCAAGCCGACGACCTAACGGCGTGGATGAAGAACGCCCTGGGCTCCCGCATCACCAACGTCAAG CTGACTCCACGCTTGGACACGCACCCCGCCATGATCACGGTGCTGGAGATGGGCGCCGCACGCCACTTCCTACGGACTCAGCAGATGGCTCGCAGCGTTGAGGAGAGAGCTCAAATACTACAGCCTACTTTGGAGATCAACTCTGG GCACACCCTGATCAAGAAGTTATACCAGCTCAAAGACTCGGACAACCAACTGGCCACGCTACTACTTGAACAG ATTTACGACAACGCCATGATCGCGGCGGGACTGAACGACGATCCTCGACCGATGATTTCCCGGCTCAACGACCTGCTGACCAAAGCACTGGAAAAGCACTGA
- the LOC144208261 gene encoding MAPK regulated corepressor interacting protein 2-like: MMYTITRGPSKLVTQRRTGPTQPLDNKINDFKHKQTTWSLPDHAAPKIVFNRANGKKHQQPAERQQDGESTAAHEDNVKFVYEAWQEVVQHEQTKVQLPDDETNGLTVHYKDDEAPSSHMDDFVPIDLDEWWAQRFLANIDKLS; encoded by the exons ATGATGTACACGATTACCAGAGGTCCTAGCAAACTGGTCACCCAGCGTCGAACAG GACCTACGCAACCGCTCGACAACAAAATAAACGACTTCAAACACAAGCAGACGACCTGGAGTTTGCCCGA TCACGCCGCACCCAAGATTGTTTTTAACCGGGCCAACGGAAAGAAGCACCAGCAGCCCGCAGAACGCCAGCAGGACGGCGAGTCCACGGCGGCCCACGAGGACAACGTAAAGTTTGTGTACGAAG CCTGGCAGGAGGTGGTTCAACACGAGCAGACGAAGGTCCAACTCCCAGATGACGAGACCAACGGCTTGACTGTCCACTACAAAGACGACGAGGCTCCCAGCTCTCACATGGACG ACTTTGTACCCATCGATCTGGACGAGTGGTGGGCCCAGCGCTTCCTGGCCAACATAGACAAACTATCCTGA